In the Flavobacterium sp. 90 genome, TTTTGATTCCGTAGTATTGATTAAAGCAGCAATTTCGTTTACAGAAAGATTCTTGTCGAAGTTTTTTAAAACTGCTTCCAGAAAATGAAGAAATAAAGCATCCGGTTTATAGATTTCATCGCCACGATTAATTTTGGTACGGTTGATTTCAATTAAGATTAATTCGATTCGGCTGTGAATTGAAATCTGATATTGGTACGGAGTTTCAATAAGTTCTTTTTTGATTTCTTCCAATTGACTAATAATAACTTTAGGATTCTCAACAGGAATCATTTCGTTCATTGCAAAATGACAAAACAAACCATTATGAAAAATCAATTCCATATCAGTATCATCTTTACAAAAGAAATCATATGTAAATTCCAAAACAAATCCAGTAGCATTTTGTAAATCCCGCAAATAATGAATTTGTCCCGAAGTAATTGTAATGACAGAATTTTCGGTTAATATAAATTCATTTTCATCCACAGAAATAGTAGTAGATCCTGAAGTACAAAAAAGGAGAATGTATTTTAAAACACGTCTCGGATTTTCTAAATCTGTTGCCTGATCAAATGTTTTTATATCAATCATTTATAGAGAAAGTTTGTTTCAAATTTAGGGAAAATTTTGTTTCATGTTTCAAGTTGAAATTCGAATTTCTGCGCAATTACGATTAAAAATAATCGAATTTTATGTCATTCCGAGGAACGAGGAATCTCCACAAGTAGCTCGACAATCTATAGAAAAACTTTGCGTTAGCTTCACGGAGATTCCTCGTTCCTCGGAATGACAAAAATTGAGAATAAAAACTTTGCTCCCGATAACTATCGGGATTGCGAGACTATTTCATCAGTTTATTTCATCACTTCTGAGACAACGTTTCCAACAACTTTTCTAAGTTATCAATACTCATTTTAAAGCCTTCTGAAAAGCCCATTTCAATCATTTTTTCTAAACGCTCCAGGGATTCATTAAAAATAGCAATATGTACTTTTGTGATGCCATTTTCTTCGCTAAAAGTATGATCCCAGTTAGAACCCGGAAGTTCGCGATTCTCCTCTTTATCAGCAAAAGTGTTGAACATTTTAAAATTAGTTTTTGGCGTAATCGAAGTATATTCCTGAATCGCCCAACGCTCCAATCCTTCGGGACTTACCATAGCATAAAATCGTCTTCCGCCAACTTCAAAATTCATATATTTTGTTTTAGACGACCATGGTTTTGGCGCAACCCACTGATCCAGAATTTCCGGTTTGGTAAAAGCATCCCAAACCAACGGAAGTTCTGCATCAAATTCTCTCGTTATGAATACCGTTTTTATGGCTTTGTCAACGGTAAAATCAAATTGCAAATCGTTTTTCATTTTTTCTGTTCTTTAAGTGTTAATAGTATTTTGTCAAGCTGATTAAATTTGGTTTCCCAAATCGCTCTGAATTGGTTAATCCATTTGTCGATCTCTTTCATTTTTTCAATTTCAAGTGAATAATAAATTTCTCTGCCTTGTTGTTCCTGTTTTATCAGGTCGCATTCTACAAGTATCCGCAGGTGTTTAGAAACAGACTGTCGGGTCGTGTTAAAGTTCTCTGCAATGGCATTTGGAGTCATTGCCTGCAGTGCAATTAGGGCAATAATAGATCGCCTTGTTGGATCAGCAATTGCCTGAAAAATGTCTCGTCTCATAATATACTATTTTTAATTACGAAGCCAATCGGTTGCAAATATACGCGCAACTATTTGGTTTCGCAATTTTTTTGACAAGTATTTTTTAAAATAATTTATTAAAGGTATTAAATAACAGTGTTTTATATGAAATAAATGGTCACGCTGAGCGAAGTCAAAGGTTTATGAAACCGAAACTACAACATTAACAAACAAGTGAAAAATTGGAATTTGGAATTTATGAATTGGAATTTTGATTTGAAGCTATTTCCTGCTGTCCTTCCAAATCTTTTACTTTTTAAAGAAAAAAGTAAAAGGATTTTCCCTCCCATCAGGGCTAGGGCAATCCGTTTCTACTTTAGAAGTCATCAGAAAAAATCAAACTCTTCAAAACGAAATGGGCAACATAGAAAATCAGCTTTTATTGACTCAATGATTTAGCTGAGGTTTTGAATCCTTATTTGGATATGGAATAAATTTTTTAGTTGGAATTTGAAGTAAATAAAAAACCTCGACTGTTAGAAAGACGAGGTTTTTTTATATTATAAATTGTTGGTTCTATTTACGGCCGTTCAAAGTTGGTCTATTTTGTAGTCGCTTCAATAAGCTAAATTGTAAATAAGAAGAACTTAGGTGAATGTTGAAAATTAAGCAAAACAACAATCTCCATCTCCAAAATTCATTTTTACATCGCTAAAATCGGTTTTTTCGAATGCTTTTGATATTATGGATTGCTTTAGTTTTTTTGTTTTGTAAATAAACAAATTTGACTTTTTGAAATTAGCACATATAGCTTCATCGTAACAAATTATTTCACGGATATTTTGTCTTACGCATTGTAATTTGATAATATCGGCCATTATATCTGCATGTATTGTATGGTCATAATAAGCAAATAATAATTTACAAACATTATTTCTTCTTTGCAGAACTAAGAAACCGATACACTCGGAATCTTTTATAACTTTTATGTAATAAATATTAAATTGATGATCGTAAATAGAAAACTCGTATTTGTCTTTATTTGTAAATTCTAAAAGAGGAGCTTCCTGAACCCAATAATATGCTTTTAACCATTCAAAGTAATCTTCTTTTTTATGGGCAATATCATTTTTGCCATATCTTTCGATTAAATCTAAGACTTCAGTATCAGCTTTATTTAAATATTCTAACTTTATATTTTTTAATTTTTTAGATAGAGATTTTTGCTGTAAATCTAGTTTTAGATCTATAAACAGATTTAAAAAACTATCTGTAAAATTTAATAATGGGCTAAGGGAACTTAATTTTGGATATAATTTAGGAATAACAAAAATCAAATTGCTTCTTAAAACAGCTTTTACACCATGGTTTTCTTTTAAAGTATTAAAATAACCGGTTTTGTCATATACTCTTTTGGCACTTTTGGTAAATTGAGAAATTCCAACTTTACCATTGTTAATTTGATATGCCGTATCTAATATTTGTCTTCCAACTCCTAGTCGAAATGTCTTTTTTGGATGTACCCACCAAGTCGTAAGCCATCCAATTTTGGTTTCAATATTATCTAGAATTATATGATCGATAAAAACACCCATATAACCCACAATTTCATTATCTAAATAGGCTAGAATTAATACAATATCATCATCATGGCTATTTGGATTTCTATAGTGAGATAGTAATCTGTGTTTACTTATAGATAAAAAATCATGATTCCAAAATGATTTATCTTCAAACAATAAGGGAATATTTTTTTTAGAAATTTGTTTTATCTCAATCATTTTCTAGTGATTTTATATTTGCCAATAATTTTATTGAAATTTTTATACAAATTTTCAGTAACGATAAGTTTTTTAACTTCTTTATTTGGGTTTTCAAGCGAAAAACGTTGAATTATTCGATTATCAAAATCTTTTTTCAAACCTGAATTTCCAAATAACAAAATATTCTCATCATATTGAAACAAGTCGTTTAATAAATTTTTTGATATTTTTTTATCTGAAAAAGGAAATGCGAATAAAGAATATTTGATGCCAAAATTATTTTTAATCCAATCGATTGAATCTATAATTTCTCTTTTTTGTTCCTCAAAAGTTAATTGTTCTAATGGGGGATGAGACATGGTATGACCTCCAAAATAAAAGCCATTATCAACCATTTCTTTAATTTGTTCTTTTGAAATGTAAGGCTTATGAGTTTCTAAATATTTTTGAATATCAATATTTAAAAGGATTAATACATCAGTAATTTTGCTTCTTTGAGAAAACTTAATGCTTTTGAATTTGTTTATAAAATCTTCGTTTGAAATATAACTAAAATCAAGAATAGAAGCGATTTTGTCTAAATGTTCCTTAGGGTAATTTGCTTTTTTTAGATCACTTATAATTATGCTAATGTAATGTTTGTACAAGCCTTCATTATTATCGACAAAAACAGGATTTATAAAAAAAACGGCTTTTAAATTTCTCTCTTTTAAAATAGGAAAAACAACACTGTAAATTTCTTCCAGACCATCATCAAATGAAATTAAAAACGAATTAGTATGTGGTTTTTTTTCAATTAGGTCATTGATAGTAACAGGACTAAAATTTTTAGACAATACATCTAAATCATTTTTAAACTGTGCTACGTTTTTATATTGATACAAATTTTCAATATGAGCAACTTTATTGTCTCTGATGATATGATAGTATGGAAAAACGGACTGTTTTTTAAAAAAACCTAATGCGTTTTTGTTTGAAATTTTATATAGACTATCTTTTATAATTCCCATGTTTTTTTTAAATTAAAAGCTCTGATTCGTCAAAAATCAGAGCTTTATTAGTGGACAAATTTACTTAATTATCGTTTAATTAAAAATATTTTTTTTCAGGTTTTCTGTGAGAAATATGTGGTCTTTATGAATTATCTTTTCAATGAAAAATGGGATTTATATTCTTTGGTATTTCCATTACAATCTACATATTTAAGCTTAAACCAATAATCTGATGAAGATATATCATTTGAATTACTTGTTCCATCCCAAGAATCATTTACATTTTGTAATACTTTAATTAATTTTCCATATCGATCAAAAATAGATACTACAGAAAAACTAGTAGCGTCTAACCAATCTACTTTCCAAAAGTCATTAAAGCCATCACCGTTTGGGGTGAAAAAATTTAAAAAAGTAAAAGTCTGTTCGCAAATTGTACAGGCTTCAATTTTTGCTAAATACAATGGACCTTTTTTTAGATAAGTACCAGGTTTTAGTACAATAACATTTCCGGCCTTCATTTTTATATCATTTGAAGCACTAATTGAATAATTGTCTTGTGTTGTTATTGAATTTTGAGCATTGTAAGTGTAAATCTTATTACTGTCAGTATTTGACAATACAAAATTATCTGTACAATCTGAATTGGTCTTTTGGGCCGACGCAAAATTGAAAACGAATAAAATAAAGATTAAAAAAGTATTTCTCATTGTCTATTTAATTTTTCAATTATAGCATTTTGAGCATCTATTTTTTTATTCATTTCAATCATGTGCAACGTTAGTTCTTCGATTTTAAGAAGTAAAATTTTATTCATTTCACCCAATTCAATGCCATTCTTTTCTACTTCTTTAGCACTTGGAACATCTTTTAAATGTTTGTTTTCGTTTATGAACTTTTCAACATTTTCTAAAGGCTCCAGTTTATAGTTTTTATCAAATACAAAATCCGCCCATTCAGAGTCTAATGCAATTCTAACTTCCTCTGTTAGTATTCCGCCTTTAGCATATAAACTATATGAGCTTACATCAACACTTCCAACTTCACTAGGAAAAACACTAGTGTTGATACCTACTTTTCCATTAGTATAAATGTTATCATTGATCGAAGTTGCAAAACTTCCGTCCGGTCTAAGCCAGTCGTAGTCATGTACTGCTGATCCTGAACCTGTAAGCTCAGCTGGATTATATTCAAAAACATTTCCAGCATTGTCAGTTCCAAGAATCTTAAAAGGACTGGTTGCATCTGCTAAATTCTCCAATTTTACTGTTCCGTTTGTGTTGAAATTTGCAGTAGGATTAACTACATTAATACCCACATTTCCTTTGGTATAAATATTATCAGTAATCGAAGTAGGAAAAGTTCCGTCTGGCTTTAGCCAATCAAAGTCTCCCGTAGCTGGACCAACAAGTGCGGCCGGATTGTATTCAAAAACATTTCCTGCGTTATCAGTTCCAAGAAGTTTAAAAGGATTTGTGGCATCTGCTAAATTTTCAAATTTCAGCGTTCCGTTTGTATTAAGATTTGCAGTAGGATTAATGACATTAATACCAACATTTCCTTGCGTATAGATATTATCAGTAATCGAAGTAGGGAAAGTTCCGTCTGGTTTTAGCCAATCAAAATCTCCCGTACCAGAACCTATTAACGCCGCTGGACTATATTCGAAAACATTTCCTGTATTGTCAGTTCCAAGAATTTTAAAAGGATTTGTTGCATCTGCCAAATTCTCAAATTTCAGCGTTCCGTTTGTGTTGAAATTTGCAGTAGGATTAATGACATTAATACCTACATTTCCTCTGGTATAGATATTATCAGTAATCGAAGTGGGAAAAGTTCCGTCTGGCTTTAGCCAATCAAAATCTCCCGTACCAGAACCTATTAACGCTGCCGGACTATATTCGAAAACATTTCCTGTGTTATCAGTTCCAAGAATTTTAAAAGGATTTGTTGCATCTGCCAAATTCTCAAATTTCAGCGTTCCGTTTGTATTAAGATTTGCAGTAGGATTAATAACATTGATACCAACATTTCCTCTGGTATAAATATTATCAGTAATCGCAGTAGGAAAAGTTCCGTCTGGCTTTAGCCAATCATAGTCTCCTGTACTTGGACTTATTAACGCTGCGGGACTATATTCGAATACATTTCCCAAATTATCAGTTCCAAGAAGTTTAAAAGGATTTGTAGCATCTGCCAAATTCTCAAATTTCAGCGTTCCATTGGTTTGAAATAAAGCAGTAGGATTAATTGTTCCGATACCTACATTAGTGCCATTATCGAAAATTTGTGAACAAGTTAAACCAGATATTCCTTTCTTTAATACAAAATTGGTGGTATTACAACTGTTAGTAAGACTACTTCCAAAAGATGAAGACAACTGTTTGCTTACATTTCCATTTATATCGGTGGTTAATACATATGTATTTGTTGTAGTAGTAGGTAAATTTTCAAAACGAACGGTTCCATTTGTGTGAAGTAATGCAGTTGGGTTAATTGTACCAATCCCTACATAACCATTTGCCAGAATTCTCATTAATTGAGTACTACCATTCTCCCAGGCAAATACAGGTCTTGTTGCTATAGTGCTTGATGTTGTACCCCAGGGAAAAGAATATCCAGTAGGAGCATTTGTAACTAAATCATTTCTAATTTCTGTTCTAAAAATCATTATGGGAATACTTCCATTATCTCTGGCAGAAGTAGTAGTTGCAAAAAGTCTTAAAACATATCTGTCATCACTTTGTTGATGCGCCCAAATAGATGGAATAAATGAATTATCATATACAGTTGAATTTGTTATTTCCAGAAAATCACTTGGTGCATCGATTACTCCAAAACTCGCAACTCTCTCGGCATTAAAAGTAGACGTTGAAATATGAGGAAATGGGGCTTGGGCAAAAATAAAGGTATTGGTTAAAATTATTATTAAACTAATTAATTTCTTCATTTTAATAATTTGTTTGTAATTGTGGTATCGTTAAGGTTAAAAGCAATTTATATGAAACTTCTCTGTGTATAAAAAATGTTAAATATTTTGTAAATATAATAGGATTTTTTTCTATTGGAAGTTATTTGTTAAAAATTAATTAACTTTTTTTTTGGAAAAAATAACGTGCAAAAAAGCCTTGATATTGACCTGTATTTTAAGGCACTTTTTCTAAAAAGATTAGTGATATTAAAAACTAGAAACATTCTAAAACATAAAAAAGGACGATACTTTTAAAGCATCGTCCTTTAAGCAAATTTGATTTATATTCCTGAATTATTTCGGATTCTCAAATGGCGCATTAAACTTTTTTATATCAATACGAGTTGCTTTGTGGTTTAATACGTTTTCACTTTATTACGTCATATTTTCGACCAATAAGCTCGCATTTTTTTGTTACACTCCAAAATCCAAAACCAGGAGTTCCGGTTGGTATTTCCCATTCTATAATTTCACCGTTTTTTAATTTTATGCCGAAAGGACCTAAGTAACCATTTGTTTTTACATTTATATCTCGTCCAATCAATCGCTTTTTAATTATAAATCGATCAAATCCTTTATGTTCTTTAAAATTCGCGTATTCGATTTCTTCTGTTCCCTGATTTGTCAATTTAATAAATCTTTCGGTAGTATTAATGATTGATTTTTCCTCAGAAATTTTAAGGTAAAGTACAGGTAATTCGTTCTCTCTTAATTTTAATAAATTAATTATTTCAGTTTTTTGTTTTTGGCTAATTAAATCAAATAATGTAAAAAGTTCTTTTCCGTTTAACTCTTTTTTTTCTTTACAATAATATTTTAGAAGCCAAAATTCCAATTGTTTTTTTATATTTTCAGCTGTTTTTTCCAATTAATTAGTTTTTATGAAGTTTTGTTTTAAATCAACCGAAAAATAAAATATAGTTTTCGTTTGTACTTGCCTGAGAAATGGTGTGTTTTAGTAATACCAAACCTTCTTCTAAATGTTTTTTATTAAATGCTTTGTCTTCGCTTTCGTCATCATGCCAAACCGAAGGATAAATATTGTGCGTATTAAAAAGATCAGCGCTGTAAAAATCTAAAATTTTATCATTTTCTATATTCTCCAAAACTGAATTAATTTCTTTTATTACTACAGGATTTAAAAAATAGATTGAAGTTGATTCCGGAAAATCTTCGATAGTATCAAAATCAATTTCGCTGAAATCAACATTCTCTCCAATAAAATTCTGCGGATAAAAAAGTTCTTCTAAAGATTTTGGCAATTGA is a window encoding:
- a CDS encoding AraC family transcriptional regulator, with product MIDIKTFDQATDLENPRRVLKYILLFCTSGSTTISVDENEFILTENSVITITSGQIHYLRDLQNATGFVLEFTYDFFCKDDTDMELIFHNGLFCHFAMNEMIPVENPKVIISQLEEIKKELIETPYQYQISIHSRIELILIEINRTKINRGDEIYKPDALFLHFLEAVLKNFDKNLSVNEIAALINTTESKLNELSKLHTNKTAQNVIFGLIISEAKRLFTYEKLSVKEVAYALGFNDPFYFSNFFKKHTNISPKSYKEKVVLS
- a CDS encoding polysaccharide deacetylase family protein yields the protein MGIIKDSLYKISNKNALGFFKKQSVFPYYHIIRDNKVAHIENLYQYKNVAQFKNDLDVLSKNFSPVTINDLIEKKPHTNSFLISFDDGLEEIYSVVFPILKERNLKAVFFINPVFVDNNEGLYKHYISIIISDLKKANYPKEHLDKIASILDFSYISNEDFINKFKSIKFSQRSKITDVLILLNIDIQKYLETHKPYISKEQIKEMVDNGFYFGGHTMSHPPLEQLTFEEQKREIIDSIDWIKNNFGIKYSLFAFPFSDKKISKNLLNDLFQYDENILLFGNSGLKKDFDNRIIQRFSLENPNKEVKKLIVTENLYKNFNKIIGKYKITRK
- a CDS encoding GNAT family N-acetyltransferase, which gives rise to MIEIKQISKKNIPLLFEDKSFWNHDFLSISKHRLLSHYRNPNSHDDDIVLILAYLDNEIVGYMGVFIDHIILDNIETKIGWLTTWWVHPKKTFRLGVGRQILDTAYQINNGKVGISQFTKSAKRVYDKTGYFNTLKENHGVKAVLRSNLIFVIPKLYPKLSSLSPLLNFTDSFLNLFIDLKLDLQQKSLSKKLKNIKLEYLNKADTEVLDLIERYGKNDIAHKKEDYFEWLKAYYWVQEAPLLEFTNKDKYEFSIYDHQFNIYYIKVIKDSECIGFLVLQRRNNVCKLLFAYYDHTIHADIMADIIKLQCVRQNIREIICYDEAICANFKKSNLFIYKTKKLKQSIISKAFEKTDFSDVKMNFGDGDCCFA
- a CDS encoding DUF1877 family protein, whose translation is MSQSLNLYQISKANFEEFSKNHESFNFDFSDDNSSVFDQNFEGLIFLFSSYYLDQLPKSLEELFYPQNFIGENVDFSEIDFDTIEDFPESTSIYFLNPVVIKEINSVLENIENDKILDFYSADLFNTHNIYPSVWHDDESEDKAFNKKHLEEGLVLLKHTISQASTNENYILFFG
- a CDS encoding metalloregulator ArsR/SmtB family transcription factor, producing the protein MRRDIFQAIADPTRRSIIALIALQAMTPNAIAENFNTTRQSVSKHLRILVECDLIKQEQQGREIYYSLEIEKMKEIDKWINQFRAIWETKFNQLDKILLTLKEQKK
- a CDS encoding SRPBCC domain-containing protein; this translates as MKNDLQFDFTVDKAIKTVFITREFDAELPLVWDAFTKPEILDQWVAPKPWSSKTKYMNFEVGGRRFYAMVSPEGLERWAIQEYTSITPKTNFKMFNTFADKEENRELPGSNWDHTFSEENGITKVHIAIFNESLERLEKMIEMGFSEGFKMSIDNLEKLLETLSQK
- a CDS encoding T9SS type B sorting domain-containing protein: MRNTFLIFILFVFNFASAQKTNSDCTDNFVLSNTDSNKIYTYNAQNSITTQDNYSISASNDIKMKAGNVIVLKPGTYLKKGPLYLAKIEACTICEQTFTFLNFFTPNGDGFNDFWKVDWLDATSFSVVSIFDRYGKLIKVLQNVNDSWDGTSNSNDISSSDYWFKLKYVDCNGNTKEYKSHFSLKR